In Gigantopelta aegis isolate Gae_Host chromosome 6, Gae_host_genome, whole genome shotgun sequence, the following are encoded in one genomic region:
- the LOC121373884 gene encoding uncharacterized protein LOC121373884, with protein MSRWERYLESIYYDVKHPGSYAGPSKLYQAVKAEGKFKIPLTRIKSWLKGQETYTMTHQVRRKFPRNTYVVEGLDSHWQSDLMNMVSLAKYNDGVRYLMVIIDLFSRYLWVLPLKSKTGNDVVETLTEFWKLESRKPKLFQSDSGSEYKNHKVKALLKSHGITQLFALNETKASYAERVIKTIKMRLYRYMLKNFTYKYMDVLEKVVYSYNHTKHRMLGQTPASVNQTNEGEVRLSQYLIKPKKAIHKKKFTFNIGDKVRVSHLRDTFDREYQEKWSGEIFTIEKRYWSQGKDLYKLKDWGGDAIDGTFYAAELQTVTENPDQLYRIQDIVKRRTRNKQKEVLVKWLHWPMKYNSWIPEADVVRYQAV; from the coding sequence ATGTCTCGGTGGGAAAGGTACCTAGAGTCTATTTACTACGATGTAAAACATCCTGGGAGTTATGCAGGTCCTAGTAAACTGTATCAAGCTGTTAAAGCAGAgggtaaatttaaaattcctCTGACACGTATTAAGTCATGGTTGAAAGGTCAAGAGACCTATACCATGACACATCAAGTGAGGCGAAAGTTTCCACGTAATACCTATGTTGTGGAAGGGTTAGACAGTCACTGGCAATCCGATCTAATGAATATGGTCAGTTTGGCTAAATACAATGACGGGGTGAGATACCTCATGGTGATCATTGACCTGTTCTCCAGGTACTTGTGGGTGCTACCACTCAAGTCGAAAACGGGGAACGACGTGGTAGAGACTTTGACAGAATTCTGGAAATTAGAGTCCAGAAAACCCAAACTGTTTCAGTCCGATTCAGGGTCAGAATACAAGAACCATAaggtcaaagcattgttgaagTCGCATGGCATAACGCAGCTGTTTGCTCTAAATGAAACCAAAGCAAGTTATGCCGAACGGGTCATTAAAACCATCAAAATGCGTCTCTATcgctacatgttaaaaaacTTTACTTACAAGTACATGGATGTTCTAGAGAAAGTCGTCTATAGTTATAACCACACCAAACATCGAATGTTAGGTCAAACACCAGCCAGTGTCAACCAAACGAACGAAGGAGAGGTCCGTCTGTCTCAGTACCTGATCAAACCTAAAAAGGCAATCCACAAAAAGAAGTTTACATTTAACATAGGTGATAAAGTACGAGTCAGTCATCTTCGGGACACCTTTGATCGGGAATACCAAGAGAAATGGTCTGGCGAAATATTTACCATTGAGAAAAGGTACTGGTCTCAAGGTAAAGACTTGTACAAATTAAAGGACTGGGGTGGTGATGCCATCGATGGGACATTCTATGCAGCTGAACTTCAAACGGTGACTGAGAATCCTGATCAACTGTACCGTATCCAAGACATTGTGAAAAGGAGAACTCgtaacaaacagaaagaagtgTTGGTCAAATGGCTTCACTGGCCTATGAAGTACAATTCGTGGATTCCAGAAGCAGACGTTGTTCGATATCAGGCAGTATAA
- the LOC121373887 gene encoding uncharacterized protein LOC121373887 has product MDQPKIIPNTDGTRKRVHTEVSDFLSSDEESMKSKTSVKKSKVISSQNWPRFLVISSTDDGALNKLSPFAIQKAIVGLAGEPKSVKKIKTGLLVECLTERHSTCLLKSTVFCNVPIKVTAHSSLNSSKGVIRCRDLEGVSEEEICQNLRIQGVTAVRRIKVRRNNDLLPTNTCILTFNVPTLPQSVKAGYLNIPVEPFIPNPLRCFKCQRFGHGQNTCRGKLTCARCGLFDHDRKTCKNDTLCLNCRGNHCAYSRECPRWKLEKRVQQVKVQNKLSFTDARRLVETATPTVGDKSYAAAAAAKVATKSVAVNTDLTWHCDEAKYKKLSDIEKTQKQVISGF; this is encoded by the coding sequence ATGGATCAACCAAAAATTATACCAAATACAGATGGGACCCgtaaaagggtccacaccgaagtttcggacttCTTGTCTTCCGACGAGGAGTCCATGAAATCGAAAACTAGTGTgaagaaatccaaagtgatttcttcacaAAACTGGCCAAGGTTTCTCGTCATCAGTTCCACTGATGACGGAGCCTTGAATAAACTTTCACCCTTTGCCATTCAAAAGGCAAttgttggcttggctggtgagccCAAATCTGTCAAAAAAATTAAGACTGGCCTTTTGGTTGAATGTTTAACCGAAAGGCATTCTACTTGTCTTCTCAAGTCGACAGTTTTTTGCAACGTACCAATTAAGGTAACTGCGCATTCCTCCCTTAATTCGTCAAAGGGAGTTATCAGATGCAGAGATTTGGAAGGTGTTAGCGAGGAAGAAATATGCCAAAATTTACGTATACAAGGAGTTACTGCTGTGAGGAGGATAAAGGTTCGTAGAAACAATGACTTGTTACCGACGAATACTTGTATCCTCACCTTTAACGTCCCTACCCTTCCTCAATCTGTCAAAGCCGGTTACCTTAATATTCCTGTTGAACCCTTTATTCCAAACCCCTTGCGTTGCTTCAAATGCCAGCGGTTTGGCCATGGTCAGAACACATGTCGTGGAAAACTTACATGCGCTCGTTGTGGTCTATTTGACCATGACAGAAAGACATGTAAGAACGATACACTTTGTCTCAACTGCAGGGGCAACCACTGTGCATACTCGCGAGAGTGTCCGCGGTGGAAGCTGGAAAAAAGAGTTCAACAGGtgaaggtacaaaataaactgtcctTCACGGATGCCAGGAGGTTGGTGGAGACAGCAACACCTACAGTCGGTGACAAGTCATATGCAGCTGCAGCTGCTGCCAAAGTCGCCACTAAAAGTGTTGCAGTCAACACAGACCTCACTTGGCATTGTGATGAAGCCAAGTACAAGAAACTGTCTGATATTGAGAAGACGCAAAAACAG